A stretch of the Hippoglossus hippoglossus isolate fHipHip1 chromosome 1, fHipHip1.pri, whole genome shotgun sequence genome encodes the following:
- the dla gene encoding delta-like protein A: protein MYLFNMGRVILLTLAVMSTLLCQGFCSGVFELKLQEFLNKKGVQGNKNCCKGGLTSAFQQQCECKTFFRICLKHFQPNASPEPPCTYGGAVTPVLGSNSFQVPDVIPESSFSNPVRINFGFTWPGTFSLIIEALHTDSRDDLSTENPDRIISTMTIQRHLTVGEEWSQNLQPGGKTELKYSYRFVCDEHYYGDGCSVFCRPRDDAFGHFTCGERGEITCDAGWKGQYCTEPICLPGCDEEHGFCEKPADCKCRVGFKGRYCDECIRYPGCLHGTCQQPWQCNCQEGWGGLFCNQDLNYCTHHKPCVNGATCSNTGQGSYTCSCRPGFTGASCEIRVNECAGNPCRNGGSCTDLENTYTCTCPHGFYGNNCELSAMTCADGPCSNGGRCADNPDGGYFCQCPTGYAGFNCEKKIDHCTSAPCSNGARCVDLVNSYLCQCPDGFTGMNCDHTGDECLMYPCQNGGTCQEGPTGYTCTCPPGYTGRNCSSPISRCEHNPCHNGATCHERNNRYVCACVPGYGGRNCQFLLPEHAAIRGSEVPWMAVGTGVALVLLLLAGCAVLVGFFRSKAQRGGQIETVGEAETINNLTNNCHRSDRDLAVSILPTPGVKNINKKMDFCSSDPDEGSSPERSSYKSRHLPADYNLVHEVNYEQAAKEAMLDAACEDKCQSLDSIEFEEKRSKRLKCDASEKKAPEMSACADTKYKSVFVMSEEKDECIIATEV, encoded by the exons atgtatttatttaatatggGGCGCGTCATCCTGCTGACTCTCGCCGTCATGTCCACGTTGCTGTGCCAG GGGTTCTGTTCGGGAGTTTTTGAGCTGAAGTTGCAGGAGTTCCTCAACAAGAAGGGGGTGCAGGGCAACAAGAACTGCTGTAAGGGAGGTCTGACCTCAGCTTTCCAGCAGCAGTGCGAATGTAAAACCTTCTTCAGGATCTGTCTCAAGCACTTTCAGCCCAACGCCTCCCCGGAGCCTCCGTGCACGTACGGCGGAGCCGTGACGCCCGTCCTCGGCTCCAACTCCTTCCAGGTGCCCGATGTCATCCCGGAGAGTTCATTCAGCAACCCCGTCCGGATAAACTTCGGCTTCACGTGGCCG GGGACCTTCTCGCTGATCATTGAGGCATTGCACACCGACTCCAGAGACGACCTCTCCACAG AGAACCCAGACCGCATCATCAGCACCATGACCATCCAGAGGCATCTCACCGTGGGAGAGGAATGGTCCCAAAACCTGCAACCTGGCGGCAAGACGGAGCTCAAGTACTCGTACCGGTTCGTGTGCGATGAGCACTACTACGGGGACGGCTGCTCGGTGTTCTGCCGGCCGAGAGACGACGCCTTCGGACACTTCACCTGTGGAGAGCGCGGGGAGATCACGTGCGACGCCGGGTGGAAGGGACAGTACTGCACAGAAC CGATTTGTCTGCCGGGCTGTGACGAGGAACACGGCTTCTGTGAGAAACCTGCAGACTGCAA GTGCCGAGTGGGATTCAAAGGCCGCTACTGCGATGAGTGCATCCGTTACCCGGGCTGCCTCCATGGGACCTGCCAGCAGCCCTGGCAGTGCAACTGTCAGGAAGGCTGGGGGGGGCTCTTCTGCAACCAAG ATCTCAACTACTGCACTCACCACAAGCCCTGCGTGAATGGAGCCACTTGTAGCAACACCGGCCAGGGCAGCTACACCTGTTCCTGCAGGCCTGGATTCACCGGGGCCAGCTGTGAGATCCGGGTCAACGAATGCGCTGGAAACCCCTGTCGCAACGGAGGGAGCTGCACT GATTTGGAGAACACATATACCTGCACTTGCCCTCACGGTTTCTATGGCAACAACTGCGAGCTGAGCGCCATGACGTGTGCAGACGGGCCCTGTTCCAATGGAGGCCGCTGCGCCGACAACCCCGACGGAGGCTACTTCTGCCAGTGCCCCACGGGATACGCAGGGTTCAACTGCGAGAAGAAGATCGACCACTGCACGTCCGCCCCCTGCTCCAATG GTGCACGCTGCGTGGATCTCGTCAACTCGTACCTGTGTCAGTGTCCGGACGGTTTCACTGGCATGAACTGTGACCACACCGGGGACGAGTGTTTGATGTACCCTTGCCAGAATGGTGGGACGTGCCAGGAGGGTCCCACCGGCTACACCTGCACCTGCCCACCAGGATACACTGGTCGCAACTGTAGCTCACCAATTAGCCGCTGTGAACACAACCCTTGCCACAATGGCGCCACCTGCCATGAAAGAAACAACCGCTATGTCTGCGCTTGTGTTCCTGGCTACGGTGGCCGGAACTGCCAGTTCCTTCTTCCAGAGCACGCTGCCATTCGAGGGTCAGAAGTTCCCTGGATGGCCGTTGGGACCGGTGTGGCCCTGGTACTGCTCCTTCTGGCAGGCTGTGCCGTACTTGTTGGATTTTTCCGATCAAAAGCACAGCGCGGAGGTCAAATCGAAACCGTTGGTGAGGCAGAGACAATAAATAACCTTACCAACAACTGTCACCGCAGTGACAGGGACCTGGCAGTCAGCATTCTGCCGACGCCAGGCGTCAAAAATATCAATAAGAAGATGGACTTCTGCAGCAGTGACCCAGATGAAGGGTCTTCACCGGAGAGAAGCAGCTACAAGAGCCGCCATCTGCCTGCAGACTACAACCTCGTACACGAGGTCAATTATGAGCAGGCGGCTAAAGAGGCCATGCTGGACGCAGCCTGCGAGGACAAGTGCCAGTCCCTGGACTCGATCGAGTTCGAGGAGAAGCGCAGCAAACGTTTAAAATG CGATGCATCAGAAAAGAAAGCCCCA
- the LOC117766496 gene encoding LOW QUALITY PROTEIN: rho GTPase-activating protein 19-like (The sequence of the model RefSeq protein was modified relative to this genomic sequence to represent the inferred CDS: deleted 2 bases in 2 codons): MMPGSRPTLPGLDGEEEEEEEEEEGVLLGATRAKISDYRGQLLEEGGHRPDPADPQGSSGFPRGSPRLPTASSSLPVQAAVSFTYAAVTGDVLSLWEEWRSNYVGGPETRLQVVLSNITRLIDLPGAEFSQLLGEESPKTPTGGNGGFFRSFNFLKRKDKDVVFGTPLTESCIAQIYQLIEYLSKNLHVEGLFRVPGNSVRQQTLKELLNSGADVDLASGDFHPNDVATLLKTFLGELPEPLLTHRHFHAHLKIADMTLFDEQGNKTVVPNKERQIEALQLLFLLLPQANRSLLKLLLDLLYYTAKQQDKNKMSAFNLALMFAPHVLWPRHMTAGDLKDNLKKLNNSMAFLIKHSQKLFRAPAYLREYARVHFAGTKALQTKEDLELLAARSSPAQRAVLPLKRTAALGPSAPEPCQSPAQQYTEEALKDLFRHVHHNMPDSAKKKKLVRQLVKQTTSGSPTNEHQQAPPAPSKKHPRSRSFGGLIKRKARAEQLTADRRVRHISPDAFNRAGRKAGKENVILQGVNSPLTGPVLGKVGLVVKNPDFTFTENKALTVSKQASPAVTRMCFSPAQEISV; the protein is encoded by the exons ATGATGCCAGGCAGCAGGCCAACGCTGCCAGGGctggatggagaggaggaggaggaggaggaggaggaggagggtgttcTTCTAGGAGCTACCCGTGCTAAAAT ATCAGATTACCGTGGCCAGCTGCTGGAAGAGGGGGGGCACAGGCCAGATCCCGCGGATCCCCAGGGCTCTTCGGGGTTTCCGCGAGGCTCCCCGCGGCTTCCCAcggcctcctccagcctcccGGTCCAGGCTGCCGTCTCATTTACATACGCTGCTGTTACTGGAGACGTGCTGAGCTTATGGGAAGAGTGGCGCAGTAATTACGTGGGGGGCCCAGAGACGCgcctgcaa GTGGTGCTCAGTAACATCACTCGCCTCATCGACCTTCCTGGGGCCGAGTTCTCACAGCTCCTGGGCGAGGAGAGTCCCAAGACCCCGACGGGGGGAAACGGAGGCTTCTTCCGTTCTTTCAATTTCCTCAAACGCAAAG ATAAGGACGTTGTGTTTGGAACCCCGTTGACAGAGAGCTGCATCGCTCAGATCTACCAGCTCATTGAGTACCTCAGCAAAA ACCTGCATGTGGAGGGTCTGTTCCGGGTGCCGGGGAACAGCGTGCGGCAGCAGACCCTGAAGGAGCTTCTCAACAGCGGCGCCGATGTCGACCTGGCGTCTGGAGACTTTCACCCCAACGACGTGGCCACGCTGCTCAAGACCTTCCTGGGAGAGCTGCCCGAGCCACTGCTCACACACCGACACTTCCATGCACACCTTAAGATAGCTG ATATGACTCTGTTTGACGAGCAAGGC AACAAGACTGTGGTGCCCAACAAGGAGCGTCAGATCGAGGCCCTGCAGCTTCTCTTCCTGCTGTTGCCTCAGGCCAACCGCTCGCTgctcaaactgctgctggacCTGCTTTACTACACAGCCAAGCAGCAGGACAAGAACAAGATGTCCGCCTTCAACCTGGCCCTCATGTTCGCTCCGCACGTCCTG TGGCCCAGACAC ATGACGGCCGGTGACCTGAAAGACAACCTGAAGAAACTGAACAACAGCATGGCGTTCCTCATCAAACACTCACAGAAACTCTTCAGG GCTCCAGCTTACCTGCGGGAATATGCCAGAGTGCACTTCGCTGGGACCAAGGCTCTGCAGACCAAG GAAGATCTGGAGCTGCTGGCGGCGAGGAGCTCTCCGGCCCAGCGTGCCGTGTTGCCCCTGAAGAGGACGGCTGCTCTGGGCCCCAGCGCTCCGGAGCCGTGCCAGTCCCCAGCTCAGCAGTACACCGAGGAGGCCCTGAAGGACCTCTTCAGACACGTCCACCACAACATGCCGGACTCcgccaagaagaagaaactcgTCCGACAG TTGGTCAAACAGACGACGTCAGGGTCGCCGACCAACGAGCACCAGCAGGCGCCCCCAGCTCCCAGCAAGAAACATCCCCGCTCACGGTCGTTCGGGGGCCTCATCAAG CGCAAAGCCCGAGCGGAGCAGCTGACAGCAGACAGGCGGGTCCGACACATCTCCCCCGACGCCTTCAACAGGGCTGGAAGGAAAGCTGGTAAAGAGAACGTCATCCTCCAAGGG